The following are encoded together in the Sparus aurata chromosome 1, fSpaAur1.1, whole genome shotgun sequence genome:
- the strn gene encoding striatin isoform X2, whose translation MDEQAGPGVFFNNNSSGLPGGGNVKAPQPGDYGGGEAARAQYNIPGILHFLQHEWARFEVERAQWEVERAELQAQIAFLQGERRGQENLKKDLVRRIKMLEYALKQERAKYHKLKYGTELNQGEIKPPSYDSDEGNDSEAPSPPNSSHQLSWKQGRQLLRQYLQEVGYTDTILDVKSQRVRALLGLTGDSGDKPSEKKPEPMVNGTEPSSLKDSGMVSKPDMSDSATVLEAFKFIESAAAEFSDEDEEEDSEGRDKTILDLAAMVRKKQSSTPSSTTSDLSDDPDTEEALKGFDFLASPDELDGSPPESRSGEDSGEWGPNRSKLQDMLANLRDAEDLPSMQPPVTPPSRPAVPRLSEPEVGRPEDEAMTFLPSSGKSFILGRVDEAVSNELGLGELAGLTVANEADSLAYDITNNKDALRKTWNPKFTLRSHFDSVRSLAFHPVEPVLVTASEDHTLKLWNLQKTAPAKKCAALDVEPIYTFRAHSGAVLCVTMSSSGEQCFSGGVDGTIQSWNTPNPNVDPYDSYEPVVLRGALCGHTDSVWGLVYGPAHHRLLSCSADGTVRLWNAADTSPSLAVFNERGELGVPTSVDLVSSEPAHMVTSFTTGHIGLFNMETQQLVLKLESAGPPDAPCKINKVLSHPTLPITITAQEDRHIQFFDNNTGKLIHSMVAHLDSVTSLAVDPNGLYLMSGSHDCSIRLWNMESKTCIQEFTAHRKKFEESIHDVAFHPTKCYIGSAGADALAKVFV comes from the exons GCTCAGATCGCCTTCCTGCAGGGGGAGAGGCGAGGCCAGGAGAACCTGAAGAAAGACCTGGTGAGACGAATCAAGATGCTGGAGTACGCCCTCAAACAGGAGAG GGCGAAGTACCACAAGCTGAAGTACGGGACAGAACTGAACCAGGGAGAGATCAAACCTCCGAGCTACGACTCAG atGAGGGGAATGACAGCGAGGCTCCCAGTCCTCCAAACAGCAGCCATCAGCTCAGCTGGAAACAAGGACGCCAGCTGCTCAGACA GTACCTGCAGGAGGTCGGATACACAGACACCATCCTGGATGTGAAGTCTCAGAGAGTGAGAGCGCTGCTCGGCCTGACCGGAGACTCAGGAGACAAACCGTCAGAGAAGAAACCCGAACCGATGGTGAACGGCACCGAACCGTCGTCACTGAAGGACAGCGGCATGGTCAG TAAACCCGACATGTCCGACTCGGCCACTGTGTTGGAGGCCTTTAAGTTCATCGAGAGCGCTGCGGCAGAGTTCAGCGAcgaggacgaagaggaggacAGCGAAGGACGGGACAAGACCATCTTGGACCTGGCTGCA ATGGTGAGGAAGAAACAGTCGTCCACGCCGTCCTCCACGACCTCCGACCTCAGCGACGACCCCGACACGGAGGAGGCTCTGAAGGGTTTTGATTTCTTGGCGAGTCCGGACGAGCTGGATGGATCGCCGCCTGAGTCGAGGAGTGGGGAGGACAGCGGAGAGTGGG gaccGAACCGGTCTAAGCTCCAGGACATGCTGGCTAACCTGCGGGATGCTGAGGACCTTCCCTCCATGCAGCCGCCCGTGACGCCCCCCTCCCGCCCCGCTGTACCCAGACTCAGTGAGCCCGAAGTGGGGCGGCCTGAAGACG AGGCGATGACCTTCCTGCCGTCGTCTGGGAAGTCGTTCATCCTGGGCAGAGTGGACGAGGCGGTTTCTAACGAGCTCGGACTGGGAGAACTGGCGGGACTGACTGTGGCCAACGAGGCCGACAGCCTGGCGTACGAC ATCACCAATAACAAAGACGCTCTGAGGAAGACCTGGAACCCCAAGTTCACCCTGCGGAGCCACTTTGACTCGGTCCGGAGTCTGGCCTTCCACCCGGTGGAGCCGGTCCTGGTCACGGCCTCCGAGGATCACACCCTCAAACTGTGGAACCTCCAGAAGACGGCGCCCGCCAAGAA ATGTGCAGCTTTAGACGTGGAGCCCATCTACACGTTCAGAGCTCACAG CGGAGCGGTTCTGTGCGTCACCATGAGCTCCAGCGGGGAGCAGTGCTTCAGCGGCGGGGTGGACGGCACCATCCAGAGCTGGAACACCCCAAACCCCAACGTGGACCCCTACGACTCATATG agCCGGTGGTCCTGCGGGGGGCGCTGTGCGGTCACACGGACTCGGTGTGGGGTCTGGTCTACGGCCCGGCCCACCAccgcctcctctcctgctcGGCTGACGGAACGGTCCGGCTGTGGAACGCCGCCGACACCTCGCCGTCTCTCGCTGTTTTCAACGAGAGAGGAG agctcGGCGTTCCCACCTCAGTGGACCTGGTGAGCAGCGAGCCGGCTCACATGGTGACGTCTTTCACCACCGGCCACATCGGACTCTTCAACATGGAGACGCAGCAGCTCGTCCTGAAGCTGGAGTCCGCCGGGCCGCCAG ACGCTCCCTGCAAGATCAACAAAGTGCTGAGTCATCCCACGCTGCCAATCACCATCACAGCTCAGGAGGACCGACACATCCAGTTCTTTGACAACAACACAG GTAAGCTGATCCACTCGATGGTCGCCCACCTGGACTCTGTCACGAGTCTCGCTGTGGATCCAAACGGACTGTACCTCATGTCTGGAA GTCACGACTGCTCGATCCGTCTGTGGAACATGGAGAGCAAGACGTGCATCCAGGAGTTCACCGCCCACCGCAAGAAGTTCGAGGAGTCGATCCACGACGTGGCATTCCACCCAACCAAGTGCTACATCGGCAGCGCCGGGGCCGACGCGCTGGCTAAGGTCTTCGTATGA
- the btbd3a gene encoding BTB/POZ domain-containing protein 3a — MAAELFPTKKLVPSASASSSTSIQQYQQQNLTNNNTSTAQGCCNWQGLFPTIRERNSVMFNNEMMADVHFVVGPPGGTQRVPGHKYVLAVGSSVFHAMFYGELAEDQDEIRIPDVEPPSFLAMLKYIYCDEIDLCADTVLATLYAAKKYIVPHLARACVNFLETSLSAKNACVLLSQSCLFEEPDLTQRCWEVIDAQAELALRSEGFCDIDTQTLESILRRETLNAKEMVVFEAALNWAEAECQRQDLTPTIENKRLMLGKAIYLIRIPTMALEDFANGAAQSGVLTLNETNDIFLWYTAANKPELLFCTKPRKGLSPQRCHRFQSCAYRSNQWRYRGRCDSIQFAVDRRVFIAGFGLYGSSCGSAEYSAKIELKRQGVPMAQRIIKYFSDGSSSTFPVWFDYPVQIEPDTFYTASVVLDGNELSYFGQEGMTEVQCGKVTFQFQCSSDSTNGTGVQGGQIPELIFYA, encoded by the exons atggctgcagagctgtttcCCACCAAGAAGCTGGTCCCGTCCGCCTCAGCGAGCAGCAGCACGTCCATCCAGCAGTACCAGCAGCAGAACCtgaccaacaacaacaccagcACCGCGCAGGGCTGCTGCAACTGGCAGGGCCTGTTCCCGACCATCCGAGAGAG GAATTCAGTCATGTTCAACAATGAGATGATGGCAGATGTTCACTTCGTGGTCGGGCCTCCTGGCGGGACGCAGCGAGTGCCAGGACACAAG TACGTCCTGGCTGTTGGCAGCTCGGTGTTCCACGCCATGTTTTATGGAGAACTAGCTGAGGATCAGGACGAGATCAGGATCCCTGATGTGGAGCCACCTTCATTTCTGGCTATGTTGAA GTATATCTACTGTGATGAGATCGACCTGTGTGCTGACACAGTGCTCGCCACGCTCTACGCCGCCAAAAAGTACATTGTGCCTCACCTGGCGCGGGCCTGCGTCAACTTCCTGGAGACCAGCCTGAGTGCCAAGAACGCCTGCGTGCTGCTGTCTCAGAGCTGCCTGTTCGAGGAGCCCGACCTGACGCAGCGCTGCTGGGAGGTGATCGACGCTCAGGCCGAGCTCGCTCTGCGCTCTGAAGGCTTCTGCGACATCGACACCCAGACGCTGGAGAGCATCCTGCGGCGGGAGACGCTCAACGCCAAAGAGATGGTGGTGTTCGAGGCGGCGCTGAACTGGGCTGAGGCTGAGTGTCAACGACAAGACCTGACGCCGACCATCGAAAACAAGCGTCTGATGCTGGGAAAGGCCATCTACCTGATCCGCATCCCCACCATGGCACTAGAGGACTTTGCCAACGGAGCGGCGCAGTCTGGTGTGCTCACACTGAACGAGACTAATGACATCTTCCTGTGGTACACCGCCGCCAACAAGCCTGAGCTGTTGTTCTGTACCAAACCTCGCAAAGGCCTGTCGCCGCAGCGCTGCCACCGCTTCCAGTCCTGCGCTTACAGGAGCAACCAGTGGCGGTACCGAGGTCGCTGTGACAGCATTCAGTTCGCTGTGGACAGACGTGTCTTCATCGCTGGCTTCGGCCTGTACGGCTCCAGCTGCGGTTCGGCAGAGTACAGCGCCAAGATCGAGCTGAAGCGCCAGGGTGTGCCAATGGCTCAGAGGATCATCAAGTACTTCTCAGATGGCTCCAGCAGCACCTTCCCTGTGTGGTTCGACTACCCTGTGCAGATCGAGCCAGACACCTTCTACACCGCTAGCGTGGTGCTGGATGGAAACGAGCTCAGCTACTTTGGCCAGGAGGGCATGACAGAGGTGCAGTGTGGGAAAGTGACCTTCCAGTTCCAGTGCTCCTCGGACAGCACCAACGGCACCGGAGTGCAGGGGGGCCAGATCCCTGAACTGATCTTTTACGCCTGA
- the strn gene encoding striatin isoform X1, translated as MDEQAGPGVFFNNNSSGLPGGGNVKAPQPGDYGGGEAARAQYNIPGILHFLQHEWARFEVERAQWEVERAELQAQIAFLQGERRGQENLKKDLVRRIKMLEYALKQERAKYHKLKYGTELNQGEIKPPSYDSDEGNDSEAPSPPNSSHQLSWKQGRQLLRQYLQEVGYTDTILDVKSQRVRALLGLTGDSGDKPSEKKPEPMVNGTEPSSLKDSGMVSKPDMSDSATVLEAFKFIESAAAEFSDEDEEEDSEGRDKTILDLAAMVRKKQSSTPSSTTSDLSDDPDTEEALKGFDFLASPDELDGSPPESRSGEDSGEWEKDEQSPLGELAWDVDQGLIAQLKEQYRKERKGKKGVKRPNRSKLQDMLANLRDAEDLPSMQPPVTPPSRPAVPRLSEPEVGRPEDEAMTFLPSSGKSFILGRVDEAVSNELGLGELAGLTVANEADSLAYDITNNKDALRKTWNPKFTLRSHFDSVRSLAFHPVEPVLVTASEDHTLKLWNLQKTAPAKKCAALDVEPIYTFRAHSGAVLCVTMSSSGEQCFSGGVDGTIQSWNTPNPNVDPYDSYEPVVLRGALCGHTDSVWGLVYGPAHHRLLSCSADGTVRLWNAADTSPSLAVFNERGELGVPTSVDLVSSEPAHMVTSFTTGHIGLFNMETQQLVLKLESAGPPDAPCKINKVLSHPTLPITITAQEDRHIQFFDNNTGKLIHSMVAHLDSVTSLAVDPNGLYLMSGSHDCSIRLWNMESKTCIQEFTAHRKKFEESIHDVAFHPTKCYIGSAGADALAKVFV; from the exons GCTCAGATCGCCTTCCTGCAGGGGGAGAGGCGAGGCCAGGAGAACCTGAAGAAAGACCTGGTGAGACGAATCAAGATGCTGGAGTACGCCCTCAAACAGGAGAG GGCGAAGTACCACAAGCTGAAGTACGGGACAGAACTGAACCAGGGAGAGATCAAACCTCCGAGCTACGACTCAG atGAGGGGAATGACAGCGAGGCTCCCAGTCCTCCAAACAGCAGCCATCAGCTCAGCTGGAAACAAGGACGCCAGCTGCTCAGACA GTACCTGCAGGAGGTCGGATACACAGACACCATCCTGGATGTGAAGTCTCAGAGAGTGAGAGCGCTGCTCGGCCTGACCGGAGACTCAGGAGACAAACCGTCAGAGAAGAAACCCGAACCGATGGTGAACGGCACCGAACCGTCGTCACTGAAGGACAGCGGCATGGTCAG TAAACCCGACATGTCCGACTCGGCCACTGTGTTGGAGGCCTTTAAGTTCATCGAGAGCGCTGCGGCAGAGTTCAGCGAcgaggacgaagaggaggacAGCGAAGGACGGGACAAGACCATCTTGGACCTGGCTGCA ATGGTGAGGAAGAAACAGTCGTCCACGCCGTCCTCCACGACCTCCGACCTCAGCGACGACCCCGACACGGAGGAGGCTCTGAAGGGTTTTGATTTCTTGGCGAGTCCGGACGAGCTGGATGGATCGCCGCCTGAGTCGAGGAGTGGGGAGGACAGCGGAGAGTGGG AGAAGGATGAGCAGTCTCCTCTGGGTGAGCTGGCCTGGGACGTGGACCAGGGACTGATAGCCCAGCTCAAGGAGCAGTACAGGAAGGAACGCAAGGGCAAGAAGGGGGTAAAGA gaccGAACCGGTCTAAGCTCCAGGACATGCTGGCTAACCTGCGGGATGCTGAGGACCTTCCCTCCATGCAGCCGCCCGTGACGCCCCCCTCCCGCCCCGCTGTACCCAGACTCAGTGAGCCCGAAGTGGGGCGGCCTGAAGACG AGGCGATGACCTTCCTGCCGTCGTCTGGGAAGTCGTTCATCCTGGGCAGAGTGGACGAGGCGGTTTCTAACGAGCTCGGACTGGGAGAACTGGCGGGACTGACTGTGGCCAACGAGGCCGACAGCCTGGCGTACGAC ATCACCAATAACAAAGACGCTCTGAGGAAGACCTGGAACCCCAAGTTCACCCTGCGGAGCCACTTTGACTCGGTCCGGAGTCTGGCCTTCCACCCGGTGGAGCCGGTCCTGGTCACGGCCTCCGAGGATCACACCCTCAAACTGTGGAACCTCCAGAAGACGGCGCCCGCCAAGAA ATGTGCAGCTTTAGACGTGGAGCCCATCTACACGTTCAGAGCTCACAG CGGAGCGGTTCTGTGCGTCACCATGAGCTCCAGCGGGGAGCAGTGCTTCAGCGGCGGGGTGGACGGCACCATCCAGAGCTGGAACACCCCAAACCCCAACGTGGACCCCTACGACTCATATG agCCGGTGGTCCTGCGGGGGGCGCTGTGCGGTCACACGGACTCGGTGTGGGGTCTGGTCTACGGCCCGGCCCACCAccgcctcctctcctgctcGGCTGACGGAACGGTCCGGCTGTGGAACGCCGCCGACACCTCGCCGTCTCTCGCTGTTTTCAACGAGAGAGGAG agctcGGCGTTCCCACCTCAGTGGACCTGGTGAGCAGCGAGCCGGCTCACATGGTGACGTCTTTCACCACCGGCCACATCGGACTCTTCAACATGGAGACGCAGCAGCTCGTCCTGAAGCTGGAGTCCGCCGGGCCGCCAG ACGCTCCCTGCAAGATCAACAAAGTGCTGAGTCATCCCACGCTGCCAATCACCATCACAGCTCAGGAGGACCGACACATCCAGTTCTTTGACAACAACACAG GTAAGCTGATCCACTCGATGGTCGCCCACCTGGACTCTGTCACGAGTCTCGCTGTGGATCCAAACGGACTGTACCTCATGTCTGGAA GTCACGACTGCTCGATCCGTCTGTGGAACATGGAGAGCAAGACGTGCATCCAGGAGTTCACCGCCCACCGCAAGAAGTTCGAGGAGTCGATCCACGACGTGGCATTCCACCCAACCAAGTGCTACATCGGCAGCGCCGGGGCCGACGCGCTGGCTAAGGTCTTCGTATGA